The genome window CCGATCTGCGGCGGGAGAAGCTGGTCGATTATGTCTGCCTCCATCCGCAACTCTGTGTGGGGGACGGCGAGGAGTTTCTCAAGACGCTGCTCTCCGGAGGCGAGACGGAGAAGCTCTACATCGCCGCCTGCGACCCGCAGATGCAGTCCAAGATGTACCGCGATGCCTTCGAGGCGGTCGGTTTCGACAAGACCCACCATCTGGCCCTGGACATCCGCAACAGGACGACTGAAGAGGCAGGTGCCGCAATCAAGGAACTGATCGCCGACAACCCCTGAAAGGAGAGCGGATATGGACATGTGGCGAGGAATCCCGCGAGAGGAGATCCCCTGGTTCCCGACCATCGACGACAGCAAATGCACGGGCTGCGGGGAATGCCTCTCCATCTGCAGGAATGGCGTTCTGGGGTTTGATGAGTCGAGCAGGACAGCACAGGTAACTAACCCATACAACTGTGTCGTCGAATGCAGTACCTGCGCCCGTCTCTGCCCAACCGAGGCGATCAGTTTTCCGGATCAGGCGGCGTTCAGTGAATTTATCAAACAGAAACTGGCAACCGGGGAAAAACCATGAGACGATTTGCGCTGGCCTTCTACTGTGTTCTGATGACGATGCAACTCACCCCCGCAGCAGCCAGTGCAGCGGAATCCGAATTCGAGACCTTTCTCAGACGCTTCGACTACGATACCAGGGCCGACATGAAGATTGACAGCAAGCGGCTACTGCAGCTTTTGAGCGAGAAAAAGGCCATCCTGATGGATATCCGTTTCAAGGAAGAGACAGCGGCATGGCGCATGGGATTCGGCCTGTTCATCCCCCTGAATGAACTCCCCAAGCGGTTGAATGAGCTCCCCAAGGACAAAATCATCGTCGTGGCCTGCCCGCACAAGGACCGTTCGGCCATTGCCATGGCCTATCTGCGGAGCAAGGGGTACAACGCCCGCTACCTGGTTGACGGGCTGACAGGGCTGGCTGAAAACCTGCGCGGCGACAATGCCAGGGAGTTCATGGAAGAACTGGAAAAGGCAGGAGCGCAACAGCGCTGAAATACAACGGACAAAAGGAGAAAACGGCAATGAAGATCGAAGTATTGGGAACCGGCTGTGCCAAGTGCACGACACTCTACGACAATGTGAAGGCGGCACTGGCAGAGCTGGGCAAGGAGGCGGAGGTGGTGAAGGTGCAGGACATCCCTTCCATCATGAAGTACGGGGTCATGAGCACCCCGGCGCTGGTGGTGGATGGCACGGTGAAGTTTTCCGGCAAAGCACCGGGCGTGGCAGAACTGAAGGGGGTACTCTGATGCGCGGTCTCTTTGCTCTGGGTCTCCTATTGGTCGCCACCGTTGCCCACGCCGAACTCCCTTCGGCATCTCCCGCTGTCATCAGCAAGGCGCTGCAATCCGGCAAGCCAACCGTCATCGACCTGGGTGCGCGGACCTGCATCCCGTGCAAGAAGATGGCGCCGATCCTCGAATCCCTGGCCGGCGAATACCGGGGACGCGCCAGCATATTGTTCATCGACGTCCATGAAGATCAGGCCGCCGCGCAGAAGTTCCGGGTGCAGATGATTCCGACCCAGATCTTCTTCGACGCCCAGGGAAAAGAGATCAAGAGGCACATGGGGTTCATGGACAGGGAGGCAATCGTCAAGGAGCTGAAGGTAGCGGGCGCCCGGTGAGTTTTCTCGACAACATCGAGCAGATCGTTGCTGCCTGGCCGCTTATGGCCTTTGGCGCGGTCTTTTTCGCCGGAGTGCTCTCCTCGGCGTCTCCCTGCGTACTCGCCACCATACCGCTGGTGGTCGGCTTCGTCGGCGGCTACAGCGACGGCGACCGGGCCAGGGCGTTCCGCTACTCGCTCGCCTTCATCCTCGGCCTGTCGCTCACCTTTACCGCCTTTGGCGCGGCAGCCGGGCTTTTGGGCACCATGTTCGGCACCCTTGGCGGTCCGTGGTACCTGATTGCCGGGGGGATCGCCCTGGTCATGGGTGGCCAGATGATGGGGCTGTACGAGATCCGCCTGCCGATCAGGCGCGACTTCAAGCCCAAGCGGGGCGGAATTGCCGGCTCGTTCCTGCTGGGGCTCTTCTTCGGGGTCGTTTCCTCCCCCTGCGCCACCCCGGTACTGGTGGTCATCCTGACCCTGGTGGCGGGAAAAGGACAGGTGCTCTACGGCATTGCCCTCCTCTTCACCTACGCCGTCGGTCATTGCCTGCTGATGCTCTTCGCCGGCACCTTCACCGGCTTTGTGGAGGGTTTTGTCAAGGCGAGGGGCGTGGTGAATTTCTCTCTCTGGTCCAAACGGGTCAGCGGAGGGATCGTTGCACTGGTGGGCGGGTGGTTTGTCTGGCAGGCGCTCTGACGGACAGCCCCCCCGCCCATGCGGCGACCGCCCGAATCTGGTGCCCCCCTCCCCTTTCCGCCTACCGCGTAAAAACCCAGGATTCTGCTATACTTATACCAACAACATCGACAGCAATTCCTGGCGCAGGGATGGTGCCCCATGAAAATCTTTCTCAGAATCCTGCTCGGCCTGGTGATGCTGGTTGCCGGAAGCGGCAAGCTGATAGATCTGCCGGCCTTTGTCCTGATCCTCCGCACATACCGATTCTTTCCCGAAGAACTCCTCTGGCCGGCAGCGGTTGCCGTGACAGCGGCCGAACTGCTACTCGGCATCTGGCTGCTCTGGGGACGTCAGCTCTTGTATGCGGCCCTCACTGCTGCCTTTCTCCATGCGACCTACGCAATCTGGGGCTCATACATGCTGCTTCGCGGCAAGCCGATCATCAGCTGCGGCTGCTTTGGCTCCCTGGTGACCCGCCCCCTTTCCTGGTCAACGGTCACTTTCAATCTGATCCTGATTGCCATCGCCGCGACCGTTGCCTGCCTCTGCAAAAAGTCGGCGGGAGCTATCTCGGACGCTTGATCCGGAAGATCGAGGTATAGGTCGCGGCCTTGACACCGTTCTCGTCAAAGACCCGGGCCACCCCCTTGATGGTCCGCTCGTCCTGGATCTCCGCCTCTGCCTCAGCCCTCACCATGCCGCCGTGGATAGGCGCATGAAACGAGAGCCCCAGTTCGATAGTGACGAAATGGCTTCCTTCGGGGAGCATGCTCTTGATGGCCATGGCCACGGCAGTATCGGCCAGGGCCGTCACGGCACCGCCATGCATCAGCCCCATCCCCTGGGCATGTTTCACCTTGAAGGGCATGGTAAGGAATGCCTTTCCCCCTTTGGCCTCGATAATGGTCATCTCCAGGTACTCTTCAAACGGCGCGCAGGCGATCCAGCGGGGAAGCTCGAAAGGTAGTGGCTCCCCGGCAGTCATCGGCACTGCATACTTTTCTTCGTACATCGTTCCCTCCTGGCATGAAAAGGGCGAGGAACCCCTCGCCCGGATCTAAAGCTATTTGAGCGGCTGCTTTGCAGACGGTGGCAACTGGCAGCTGGAGAAAGTGTCGAGCAGCTTCCACTTCCATCCCATGAAGAGCAGGATCGCAACGATGACCAAGAACAGCCAGACCTTCCAGGGAGCCTTTTTCTCCGCATAGGGGTCCCTGAGGGTCTGCTGCGAGCCTGCGGGCAGCCGCGGGATACCGGTGAGCGAGGCGCCGAACGGGATGTTCAGCCTGGCCCTGGCATTGACGGCCCAGCCATTGGCGTCGAGGATCGGCCCCAGATTGCGCTGGTGGAGCTTGAACCAGGCAATGAGCACTGCCGGTCCCGAGATCACCAGCAAGATGGCGGCCAGCGCCAGCGGCATCTGCCACCAGGAAAGTCGGATGAATCCGGTCACCAGGGAGACCAGGGCTGTGCCGATGGCGCCGACGGCAAGCCCGATGGCGGCAAAGATCCCGGCGAACTTCCCCACGTCGAACAACTGCTGCTGCGGTGCCGGCTTTGCCCCCTCTTTTGCCGGCATCCCGGCCTGCATGAGCGATACGGCTGCCCGGTCTTCGGCAGCCTTGGACCTGGCAGCGGCCATCTTCTGGATCTGCTCGCCGACCATCTTGCCGACGCGCTTGTAAGGAGACCAGAATGCCTGCCTGATGCTGATGGGGTGTTCCAGGATCCGGACCACCGTGGCATCCCAGTCACGCCCCTGGCGGTCGTAGAAGACTCCGTTGCGTCCAACCATCAACTGGTCTGAATCGCCGTTGGTAAAGGCGGCGGCAATGGTCATCTTCTCCTTCCCGCCATCCCGCACGCAGTCGCAGTAGACCAGGAACACCCGGCTCAAGGCGGCCAGCTGCGCATGCTTGGCAACATCCGTCACCGCGACGCAGAGTTCGCAGCTCCTGCCGTCCATGTAGAGGGTTCCTGCCTGGAAGATCGCCTTGCCCCGGCCGGTATAGAAGTCGCGAAAGGAGACGAAGTTGTTCGCCAGGGTGGCAAGATCGCGGCAGTAGCGGGTGAACCGCTCCACGTCCACGATCGCCTCGAATGCAGCCTTAAGTGCCAGATCCTTATCGATCAGGGCTTGAAGCGCCGTCGCCACAGCCTCATCGTTCCAGGCGCTCAGACGTTCGCTTCCCAGGACCGCCACCGGGGTCTCCACCCTGTCGGCCCACCAGGCCTCGTAGGGTGCACACAGGCTCTTCAACTCTTCCCACTGGCCGGCGGTCAGCTGTTGCGTCCCCCCCAGGAGCGGCTGCACTATCAACTCGCAAAAGCGCCCGATCCGCCCGACCCAGGCCGGGTTGATCCCCTGCACGAGATCCAGGCTCTGCTCTGCCGTAACAGCCGACAAGGGGAGGACCGCGATATCCTCACCCGCCTCTGCCAGGTTCCGGGGGGCAAGGGTCAGAAGGGCTTCCTCGGCGGCGTTCATGGACTGGGCCGCCCGGCCGTCATAGGCCGCCATGCGGCAGCGGATGAAATAATCCTCTATCTTTGGCTTCAACCCGGCCCAGAGCCCCACTGCCTCTTCACGGCTTTCCGGGGCGAGACCGCCCGCCCGGTCGCCGACCTGCCGGCTCTGCCAGGCAAGCCATGCTGCAGCAGCGGTCGCAAACTGATCCACCTGCGCTACGCCGATGCCGGGCTCGCCGCTCCGGTCCTGCTCTCCCCCCAGGGTATCGATGACCTGGCTGATCCAAGTCTTGAGCGACTCTTCGTCCGTCGA of Geobacter sp. contains these proteins:
- a CDS encoding heterodisulfide reductase subunit A-like protein translates to MAGKKGFILCVCQGTCPSFSKMDIFGVLSDLRREKLVDYVCLHPQLCVGDGEEFLKTLLSGGETEKLYIAACDPQMQSKMYRDAFEAVGFDKTHHLALDIRNRTTEEAGAAIKELIADNP
- a CDS encoding 4Fe-4S dicluster domain-containing protein, giving the protein MDMWRGIPREEIPWFPTIDDSKCTGCGECLSICRNGVLGFDESSRTAQVTNPYNCVVECSTCARLCPTEAISFPDQAAFSEFIKQKLATGEKP
- a CDS encoding rhodanese-like domain-containing protein; translated protein: MRRFALAFYCVLMTMQLTPAAASAAESEFETFLRRFDYDTRADMKIDSKRLLQLLSEKKAILMDIRFKEETAAWRMGFGLFIPLNELPKRLNELPKDKIIVVACPHKDRSAIAMAYLRSKGYNARYLVDGLTGLAENLRGDNAREFMEELEKAGAQQR
- a CDS encoding thioredoxin family protein; translated protein: MKIEVLGTGCAKCTTLYDNVKAALAELGKEAEVVKVQDIPSIMKYGVMSTPALVVDGTVKFSGKAPGVAELKGVL
- a CDS encoding thioredoxin fold domain-containing protein, producing the protein MRGLFALGLLLVATVAHAELPSASPAVISKALQSGKPTVIDLGARTCIPCKKMAPILESLAGEYRGRASILFIDVHEDQAAAQKFRVQMIPTQIFFDAQGKEIKRHMGFMDREAIVKELKVAGAR
- a CDS encoding cytochrome c biogenesis protein CcdA — encoded protein: MSFLDNIEQIVAAWPLMAFGAVFFAGVLSSASPCVLATIPLVVGFVGGYSDGDRARAFRYSLAFILGLSLTFTAFGAAAGLLGTMFGTLGGPWYLIAGGIALVMGGQMMGLYEIRLPIRRDFKPKRGGIAGSFLLGLFFGVVSSPCATPVLVVILTLVAGKGQVLYGIALLFTYAVGHCLLMLFAGTFTGFVEGFVKARGVVNFSLWSKRVSGGIVALVGGWFVWQAL
- a CDS encoding DoxX family membrane protein translates to MKIFLRILLGLVMLVAGSGKLIDLPAFVLILRTYRFFPEELLWPAAVAVTAAELLLGIWLLWGRQLLYAALTAAFLHATYAIWGSYMLLRGKPIISCGCFGSLVTRPLSWSTVTFNLILIAIAATVACLCKKSAGAISDA
- a CDS encoding hotdog fold thioesterase produces the protein MYEEKYAVPMTAGEPLPFELPRWIACAPFEEYLEMTIIEAKGGKAFLTMPFKVKHAQGMGLMHGGAVTALADTAVAMAIKSMLPEGSHFVTIELGLSFHAPIHGGMVRAEAEAEIQDERTIKGVARVFDENGVKAATYTSIFRIKRPR